ATGAAGAGGTTATCTATATTGGGGATTCAGCGCGTGCACCTTATGGACCGCGTCCAGCTAAACAGATAAAGACATATACTTGGGAATTGGTCAACTTTCTCCTTACTAAAAAGGTCAAAATGATTGTTTTTGCTTGTAATACAGCAACGGCTGTTGTTTGGGAAGAAGTCAAAGAAAAACTTGATATTCCTGTTTTAGGTGTTATTTTACCAGGTTCTAGCGCTGCTATTAAATCAACTATTTCTGGTCAAATTGGCATTATTGGGACACCGATGACCATCAAATCTAATATTTATGAGCAAAAAATACTAGACCTCTCACCACAAATGAAAGTAAGAAGCCTAGCTTGCCCCAAATTTGTTCCTATTGTTGAATCAAATAAAATGAACTCAAGTGTAGCGAAAAAGATTGTTTATGAAAGTCTATCTCCTCTGGTGGGGAAAATTGATACTCTTGTTTTAGGCTGTACCCATTATCCACTTTTACGGCCCATTATTCAAAATGTAATGGGACCAGATGTTGAGTTAATTGATAGTGGTGCAGAATGTGTACGTGATATTTCTGTTCTCCTGAATTACTTTGATCTTAATCGCAGCAGAACTTCAAAAGTGCTGCATCATCGTTTCTATACAACAGCTAGTGTGGCCAGTTTTAAAGAAATAGCTAGCGACTGGTTACCTTTAGCTATTGAAGTGGAGCATGTAACATTATGAAAGAAAAAATTTATGAATATAAAGATGATCATAACTGGTTCATTAGCCAATGGTCTAAAGTAGGCTCCTCAACTTACTATGAGGAAGAGGCAGAAGAAACTTACAGTTCTATTGAACAAAGTCTTAGAGGTTTACTTGATGAAGGCAATTCGTTTATACTGACAGTTATTAAAATCAACTCCAGCATAGCTCTTGTACGTTTTATCTTAAAAATGCTTAATGAAGAGCAACAAGATAATTTTAAAGTCAGCAGTCATAAAGGAGCTATTTTAGTGACACAGGGACAACAGTTGCTTTTAGTTTGTTTGCCAAAAAAAGGCATAACTATAACCGATTTTTTTGAAAAGAAAAAAAAGGTTTCTGAATTAGGAGATACTATTTTAATTGCCACACGCAACGAAGGTAAAACCAAGGAATTCAGTCAAATGTTCGCTCAATTAGGAATAAAAGTTGAAAATCTTAATCAATATCCTGATTTGCCCGAGGTAGAAGAAACCGGTCTAACCTTTGAAGAAAACGCTCGTTTGAAAGCAGAGACCATTTCTCATTTGACAGGGCAGATGGTTTTGGCAGATGATTCAGGGTTGAAGGTAGATGTTTTAGGTGGTTTACCGGGAATCTGGTCAGCTCGTTTTTCGGGACCTGATGCAACAGATCAAAGTAATAATGCTAAATTACTACATGAACTCGCTATGGTTTTTGATATCAAGGATCGTTCCGCTCAGTTTCATACAACTTTGGTTGTAGCTGCTCCAGATAAGGAAAGCCTTGTGGTTGAAGCAGATTGGTCTGGATACATTGATTTTGCTCCTAAAGGGAATAATGGTTTTGGCTATGATCCTTTGTTTTTAGTGGGAGAAACAGGGAAGACCGCAGCAGAACTTTCAAATCACGAAAAAAATATTATTTCTCACAGAGGACAAGCTGTTAAGAAGCTTATGGAGGTATTTCCAGCATGGCAGAACGCACATTAATTATCATGAGTGATTCTCATGGTGATCAACAAATTGTTCAGGAGATAAAAAATCGTTACTTAGGTAAAGTGGATGCTATTTTTCATAATGGAGATTCAGAGTTATCTGTTAATGATCCTATTTGGGAAGGGATTCATGTTGTTTGTGGGAATTGCGACTTTGGCGATTATCCCGATTGTTTGGTAACAAATTTTCCTGAATTGCTAGTAGCACAGACACATGGTCACCTATTTAATATTAATTTTGGCTTTGAACGTCTGGATTTGTGGGCTCAAGAGGAAGATGCTGATATCTGTACTTATGGACATCTTCATAGACCAGCTGTTTGGAAGAATGGGAAAACAGTTTTTATCAATCCAGGAAGCATTTCCCAGCCGCGTGGTGAGATTAATGAATGTCTTTATGCTAAAGTACGTGTCAATGCTGATACTATTTTTGTTGACTATTTGACGCGAGACCACAAGCTCTATACAGCACTTTCACAGGAAATAAAAAGATGATTGCACAAGAATTTAAAGATTTTCTAAAACCACTTTTGAAAGATGCCCTCACTCCGGCTGAGGAATTAGCTATTTTTATTGATACTCATAAGACTGATCATGTTATGCTGCTGTTAGCTAATAATGGTTTTTCACGTGTCCCTGTTCTGACTAAGGATAAAAAATATGTAGGCACTATTAGTATGTCTGATATTGTTAAATATCAAAAAGAAGAGGGGGTAGATAATGAAAAGTTAGCAGCCCTAGACATTTCTTATATGACTAACGGTAGTTATGCTACTGTGAGTCCTAATGCCGATCTAACAGAAGTCATGCATAAATTAGTTGATGCTAATTTTCTTCCTGTTGTTGAAGCAGATGGTACTTTTTTAGGTATTATTACACGAAAAACAATTTTAAAAGCCTTAAATAACTTGCTTCATGAATTTACAAATGACTATACATTGACTAAAAAATGATAACTTTTATTTCTAAATTTCTTGCTAGTAAATCCTTAACATTGAATTCGCAAAAATCTTATCTTTATGATCTGCAACAATTTGCCGAAATTATTGGAGAGGAAGTGACTCCCAATAAGCTTAAATTGTATGAGCAATCTTTGGCTGACTTAAAGGTTTCTGCTAAAAAACGTAAGATTTCGGCAGTCAATCAATTTCTGTTTTTTCTTTATGAAAATGAAGTATTGGATCGTTTT
This region of Streptococcus mutans genomic DNA includes:
- the racE gene encoding glutamate racemase → MDNRPIGFLDSGVGGLTVVRELMRQLPHEEVIYIGDSARAPYGPRPAKQIKTYTWELVNFLLTKKVKMIVFACNTATAVVWEEVKEKLDIPVLGVILPGSSAAIKSTISGQIGIIGTPMTIKSNIYEQKILDLSPQMKVRSLACPKFVPIVESNKMNSSVAKKIVYESLSPLVGKIDTLVLGCTHYPLLRPIIQNVMGPDVELIDSGAECVRDISVLLNYFDLNRSRTSKVLHHRFYTTASVASFKEIASDWLPLAIEVEHVTL
- a CDS encoding nucleoside-triphosphate diphosphatase, whose product is MKEKIYEYKDDHNWFISQWSKVGSSTYYEEEAEETYSSIEQSLRGLLDEGNSFILTVIKINSSIALVRFILKMLNEEQQDNFKVSSHKGAILVTQGQQLLLVCLPKKGITITDFFEKKKKVSELGDTILIATRNEGKTKEFSQMFAQLGIKVENLNQYPDLPEVEETGLTFEENARLKAETISHLTGQMVLADDSGLKVDVLGGLPGIWSARFSGPDATDQSNNAKLLHELAMVFDIKDRSAQFHTTLVVAAPDKESLVVEADWSGYIDFAPKGNNGFGYDPLFLVGETGKTAAELSNHEKNIISHRGQAVKKLMEVFPAWQNAH
- a CDS encoding metallophosphoesterase, translated to MAERTLIIMSDSHGDQQIVQEIKNRYLGKVDAIFHNGDSELSVNDPIWEGIHVVCGNCDFGDYPDCLVTNFPELLVAQTHGHLFNINFGFERLDLWAQEEDADICTYGHLHRPAVWKNGKTVFINPGSISQPRGEINECLYAKVRVNADTIFVDYLTRDHKLYTALSQEIKR
- the cbpB gene encoding cyclic-di-AMP-binding protein CbpB, which encodes MIAQEFKDFLKPLLKDALTPAEELAIFIDTHKTDHVMLLLANNGFSRVPVLTKDKKYVGTISMSDIVKYQKEEGVDNEKLAALDISYMTNGSYATVSPNADLTEVMHKLVDANFLPVVEADGTFLGIITRKTILKALNNLLHEFTNDYTLTKK